A single genomic interval of Candidatus Binatia bacterium harbors:
- a CDS encoding DUF192 domain-containing protein, translating into MRRAEARPAGLDRGTNTRSGLPACLIASVAFILLLLAGCGEGNAQTDPVAEPSPRPDYPTVQLEPLGGAPVEVRVEIVATPESRARGLMFRESLTPGTGMLFIFPETRPLSFWMRNTPISLDILYLDPSGTIINIHRNTTPYSEKSLPSERPARFVLEVPGGYCAQVGVRAGDRVELGALARTPAT; encoded by the coding sequence TTGAGGAGAGCTGAGGCGCGCCCGGCGGGACTCGATCGTGGGACGAATACGCGATCGGGCTTGCCGGCATGCCTCATTGCGAGCGTCGCGTTTATCCTGCTCCTGCTGGCGGGATGCGGTGAAGGCAATGCGCAAACCGACCCCGTAGCTGAACCGAGCCCGCGGCCCGACTATCCGACCGTCCAACTGGAACCTCTCGGGGGAGCCCCCGTAGAGGTTCGGGTCGAGATCGTGGCAACCCCGGAAAGCCGTGCGCGCGGTTTGATGTTCCGGGAGTCTCTGACACCGGGCACCGGAATGTTGTTTATCTTTCCCGAAACCAGACCCTTGTCGTTCTGGATGCGCAACACTCCGATTTCGCTTGATATCCTCTATCTCGACCCCTCCGGGACGATCATCAATATTCATCGGAACACGACCCCCTACTCCGAGAAATCGCTGCCCAGTGAACGCCCGGCGCGATTCGTACTCGAAGTCCCTGGCGGTTATTGCGCCCAAGTCGGCGTGCGGGCCGGCGACCGTGTCGAGTTAGGCGCGCTCGCCAGGACGCCGGCCACCTGA
- a CDS encoding 3-deoxy-7-phosphoheptulonate synthase, giving the protein MIIILKPETPPDSPDVQKVLDVAAEFEGVQARKHVVEGASRSLIEVYLIGATGPVPTEAFEKLDCVESVVRVSEKYRILGRHKGQVEAVGFTYQGLTFDQDSLHVLPGLCAVDSRQSVEEMFAALKDAGIQTSRMGAYKPRTSPYDFQGLGKDCLPYVFELAGKYDVKVIAMEIVHESQIDEINEALDAAGSPTGVLLQVGTRNAQNFEMLKVIGQQQRFPVLFKRGMGITLEESLNACEYVASEGNRNIILCLRGMKTNLGDPHRNFVDFGHVPVVKRLTRMPVCVDPSHSVGRKEPAPDGITDIQHCTAQGVIAGANMVLVDFHPDPSKALCDAPQALTIPELAPYLEDIQIVREAYEKRRALAARAATA; this is encoded by the coding sequence GTGATTATCATCCTCAAGCCAGAAACCCCGCCGGACTCCCCCGACGTTCAGAAAGTCCTTGATGTAGCCGCGGAATTCGAGGGAGTTCAGGCACGCAAGCACGTCGTCGAAGGTGCCAGCCGATCCTTGATCGAAGTCTACCTGATCGGAGCGACAGGTCCGGTGCCCACCGAGGCGTTCGAGAAACTCGATTGTGTCGAAAGCGTCGTTCGTGTCTCGGAAAAATATCGGATCCTGGGCCGCCATAAGGGACAGGTGGAAGCTGTCGGGTTTACCTATCAGGGTCTGACCTTCGATCAGGACTCACTGCATGTGCTGCCCGGGCTCTGCGCGGTCGACTCTCGCCAGAGCGTCGAGGAAATGTTTGCCGCGCTCAAGGACGCCGGCATCCAGACTTCTCGTATGGGTGCCTACAAGCCCCGCACCAGCCCCTACGACTTCCAGGGACTAGGCAAGGACTGCCTGCCCTATGTCTTCGAGTTGGCCGGGAAATACGACGTCAAAGTCATCGCCATGGAGATTGTCCACGAATCCCAGATCGACGAGATCAACGAAGCACTCGATGCCGCCGGCTCACCCACCGGTGTCCTGCTGCAGGTCGGCACACGCAACGCGCAGAACTTCGAGATGCTGAAGGTGATCGGCCAGCAGCAACGCTTCCCCGTTCTTTTCAAACGAGGCATGGGGATCACACTCGAAGAATCTCTGAATGCCTGCGAATATGTGGCGAGCGAGGGCAACCGCAACATCATTCTCTGCCTGCGCGGCATGAAGACAAATCTCGGAGATCCGCATCGCAACTTCGTCGATTTCGGTCACGTTCCCGTTGTCAAAAGGCTGACGAGGATGCCGGTTTGTGTTGACCCCTCGCACTCGGTCGGCCGCAAGGAACCGGCCCCCGACGGCATCACCGACATCCAGCATTGCACAGCACAGGGAGTCATCGCGGGCGCCAATATGGTACTGGTCGACTTCCATCCGGATCCATCGAAGGCTCTCTGCGATGCCCCGCAGGCTCTCACTATTCCCGAACTCGCACCTTATCTGGAAGACATCCAGATTGTCCGGGAGGCCTATGAGAAGCGTCGTGCGCTGGCCGCGCGCGCCGCAACCGCCTGA
- the apaG gene encoding Co2+/Mg2+ efflux protein ApaG, whose amino-acid sequence MATATTENIRVSVRALYLEDRSDPAEERFAFAYQIQIANEGTETVQLRRRHWIITDGNGDVEEVEGEGVVGEQPVLQPGAVHEYTSGAIIETPFGTMEGTYEMHAGEGHVFRAEIPRFSLERPGTLQ is encoded by the coding sequence ATGGCGACCGCAACAACAGAGAACATTCGGGTGAGTGTCCGAGCACTGTATCTCGAAGATCGCTCGGATCCAGCCGAAGAGCGGTTCGCCTTCGCCTACCAGATCCAGATTGCGAACGAAGGCACCGAAACCGTGCAGTTGCGCCGTCGCCATTGGATCATCACCGACGGAAACGGGGACGTCGAAGAAGTCGAAGGCGAAGGTGTTGTCGGCGAACAACCCGTTCTGCAACCCGGTGCGGTCCACGAGTATACCAGTGGTGCGATTATCGAGACGCCTTTTGGAACGATGGAAGGCACCTACGAAATGCACGCGGGCGAGGGGCATGTCTTCCGAGCCGAAATCCCCAGATTTTCCCTCGAAAGGCCCGGCACGCTTCAGTAA